In Bacteroidia bacterium, one DNA window encodes the following:
- the murF gene encoding UDP-N-acetylmuramoyl-tripeptide--D-alanyl-D-alanine ligase, producing the protein MNKLYSIYLDANGSIYTDTRKPQPGAIFFALKGAGFNGNKFLKQAIEQGASYVVGDEHPDFISEKVIIVDDVLTTLQNLASFHRNHCKTKIIGIGGSNGKTTTKELLKRVLSVKYKVHATPGNFNNHIGLPLTLLSMPVDTEIALLELGTNQKGDIEQLCNICQPDFGLITNVGKEHLEGFGSVEAVAHEESHLYNFLLMHGGTAFVNVDDSWLGNMSKRLSNKVDYSINDFTAEQLAPQIKANSNSNIVYDANLAGKHNLSNIAAARAVGLFFGIAEAEIATAIASYKPDNMRSEWRQTGRNLIFLDAYNANPSSMEMAIHTLQTVQADKKIAILGDMFELGDFALSEHSAVLQLAQHAGFDMVITVGEVFAKVHSSPTSFLDVKSLISFLEQNKISGYTVLLKGSRGMKLETLIPHL; encoded by the coding sequence ATGAACAAACTTTATTCTATTTATCTCGATGCCAACGGGAGTATATATACAGACACTCGCAAACCACAGCCCGGTGCTATATTTTTTGCATTAAAGGGGGCGGGATTTAACGGAAATAAGTTTCTAAAACAAGCAATTGAGCAAGGTGCATCTTATGTAGTAGGAGATGAGCATCCCGATTTTATTAGTGAAAAGGTAATTATAGTGGATGATGTTCTAACAACACTGCAAAACTTGGCCTCTTTTCACAGAAACCATTGTAAAACGAAGATAATTGGAATAGGTGGTAGTAATGGTAAAACTACTACTAAGGAATTGTTAAAACGTGTGCTGAGTGTGAAATATAAAGTGCACGCAACTCCGGGCAATTTTAATAACCATATTGGTTTGCCCCTTACATTGCTATCCATGCCTGTGGATACGGAAATTGCACTATTAGAACTTGGCACTAATCAAAAGGGTGATATTGAACAGCTTTGTAATATTTGTCAACCTGATTTTGGATTAATCACCAATGTAGGGAAGGAGCATCTTGAAGGGTTTGGAAGTGTTGAAGCAGTTGCACACGAAGAGAGTCATTTATATAACTTTTTGTTAATGCATGGAGGAACTGCTTTTGTAAACGTTGATGATTCTTGGTTAGGGAATATGTCTAAAAGGCTGAGCAACAAAGTAGATTATTCTATAAATGATTTTACTGCGGAACAACTTGCACCTCAAATAAAAGCAAATAGTAACAGTAATATAGTATATGATGCAAATCTTGCAGGAAAGCATAATCTGAGCAATATTGCTGCTGCACGTGCTGTTGGGTTATTTTTTGGCATTGCAGAAGCTGAAATAGCAACTGCAATTGCAAGCTACAAACCCGACAATATGCGTTCAGAATGGAGGCAAACTGGGCGTAATTTGATTTTCTTAGATGCGTATAATGCGAACCCAAGCAGTATGGAAATGGCAATTCATACACTCCAAACAGTGCAAGCTGATAAGAAGATTGCAATATTGGGCGATATGTTTGAGTTAGGTGATTTTGCCTTGTCCGAGCATAGTGCGGTGTTGCAATTAGCACAACATGCGGGATTCGATATGGTTATTACTGTGGGAGAAGTGTTTGCAAAAGTTCATAGTTCACCAACGAGTTTTCTTGATGTTAAAAGCTTGATTTCGTTTCTCGAACAAAACAAGATTTCCGGCTACACCGTTCTGTTGAAAGGCTCACGTGGAATGAAATTAGAGACTTTGATACCTCATTTGTAG
- a CDS encoding RNA methyltransferase encodes MLSNTQLKQFASLKVKKFRQKYSQFVVEGKKSIKELTHTNFIPDTLLFRHKSEDELCKLFPTSSIIENCGDQLNKISSFETPGDTIAIIPLPVPSLSSSSISKGCSLFLDEIQDPGNLGTIIRLAVWYGFNNIAFSKGCTDIFNPKTIQASMGGFSKINFVYTEKETWLSQAQSANIPILGAFLEGADVHHFVFPKNFILVIGNEGDGISPEVEKFISSRITIKGSGHIESLNAAMATAIVLDNIYRTSKLK; translated from the coding sequence AAGTTCAGGCAAAAATATAGCCAATTTGTAGTCGAAGGGAAAAAATCTATTAAGGAATTAACACATACGAACTTTATTCCCGACACCTTACTTTTTAGGCATAAATCTGAAGATGAATTATGCAAGTTATTTCCTACATCCTCTATAATAGAAAATTGTGGAGATCAACTCAATAAAATCTCCTCATTTGAAACACCCGGTGATACTATTGCTATTATTCCTCTACCTGTTCCAAGTCTTTCAAGTTCTTCAATCTCTAAAGGTTGTTCATTGTTTTTAGATGAAATACAAGACCCAGGAAATCTTGGGACTATTATAAGGCTGGCAGTATGGTATGGTTTTAACAATATTGCGTTTAGCAAGGGATGTACTGACATTTTTAATCCTAAGACAATACAAGCCAGCATGGGAGGCTTTTCTAAAATCAACTTCGTCTATACTGAGAAAGAAACTTGGCTGAGTCAAGCTCAAAGTGCAAACATTCCAATTTTAGGCGCATTTTTAGAAGGCGCAGATGTCCATCATTTTGTTTTCCCAAAGAATTTCATTTTAGTAATTGGAAATGAAGGGGATGGCATTAGTCCTGAGGTAGAAAAATTTATATCTTCTAGAATCACCATAAAAGGAAGTGGGCATATAGAGTCTCTCAATGCAGCTATGGCAACAGCAATAGTTTTGGATAACATTTACAGAACAAGTAAGTTAAAATAG